A genomic stretch from Mastacembelus armatus chromosome 7, fMasArm1.2, whole genome shotgun sequence includes:
- the trim33 gene encoding E3 ubiquitin-protein ligase TRIM33 isoform X1, producing MADNKGEEDMELSANSDLVPSVQDNEQPEKKDENAVIVIEGNAKGSEETEPHDNAKESPNVALNSDGTDVSSGGAPGAGGEASGSDAVSPAASGSTNTDPTAAESPATGDASVGGLTTEMSPPPAAQAATPVSAPMNLLDTCAVCKQSLQSRDSEPKLLPCLHSFCRKCIPQPDRQISVQVPGPHGQTDTHIVNVMRCSVCHQDYKQSDIIDNYFVKDTTEATSTSDEKAAQVCTSCEDNAGTIGFCVECGEWLCKTCVEAHQRVKITKDHKIRTKEDADAASESVGTTGQRPVFCPIHKQEPLKLFCETCDTLTCRDCQLLEHKEHRYQFLEEAFQNQKGIIETSMAKLQEKKNYVHYSVSQLQSRLKELSETHKKVEHEIKIAVFTLINEINKKGKSLLQQLESVNKERSMRLVAQHKDTTQLAQQIHHVLNFCHWAITTGSSTALLYSKRLILYQLRQLFKARLEPVPQANGVVRFFCDPTFWAKNVVNLGNLVVEKPPPPAQPPNVMVGAPPISPGQSHPGKHQGQINLAQLRLQHMQQAAYAQQKQQQQQQQQHQQQIQQQMRIASQMSQQHARPAGPPMVQQQPPRLISMQQLPRGPGGMNGGPGPPMYPSSHHMRLPGPPQGRMPTTQPRLNGQQYTPMMQPQLQRQMSIESEMSHQRFRFLLQSGHSNPGHAGPFPVASLHNANPTSPTSASMAGAHSHRGPASPIIGPIELIPSVTNPENLPCLPEIPPIQLEDAGSSSLGHLLSRYITASTQHQLGSVDMNPSPGLSTHSPGSSGLSNAHTPARPSSTSSTGSRGSCSSAGRTGPGSGAAVEQVRVKQEPSTDDNYTCPASSLKTERGKDAGRSACMMSSPENSPVPVLGAVSAGQDALKAVGERIKAEPQSETPCSGLNGSSAATSSSSATTLTSTTSWSTENSSSTAGPALINGNSDKGTEPKETEAPVGTGNPSEKDDDPNEDWCAVCINGGDLLCCDRCPKVFHMKCHVPTIKIFPKGDFLCTFCRSLTNPEIEYCDDNRKIKGDQALSPEDQRRCERLLLYIFCHELSVGFREPVPSSVPNYYKIIKQPMDLKKVKKKLQLRSSQYYQSIQEFVSDMRLVFKNCAKYNEAGSEMAISGKAVSLHFEEKLQEIFPGQSFPETPEPESQGEKDKDDDDTDESEEDFIQPRRKRLKTDEKVVHIK from the exons ATGGCGGACAACAAAGGCGAGGAGGATATGGAACTGTCGGCTAATTCGGACTTAGTGCCTTCAGTACAAGACAACGAGCAGCCAGAGAAGAAAGACGAAAATGCAGTAATAGTCATAGAGGGAAATGCAAAGGGCAGTGAAGAAACGGAGCCCCATGATAACGCTAAGGAGTCACCTAACGTTGCACTGAACAGCGACGGAACGGACGTTAGCAGCGGAGGGGCTCCTGGTGCGGGAGGGGAAGCCAGCGGTAGCGACGCCGTGAGCCCGGCTGCGTCCGGCAGCACCAACACGGACCCGACGGCAGCTGAATCCCCGGCAACAGGAGATGCTTCGGTTGGCGGACTCACCACTGAAATGTCACCCCCTCCCGCGGCTCAAGCGGCCACGCCGGTGTCCGCTCCCATGAATTTACTGGATACGTGCGCAGTGTGTAAACAAAGTCTTCAGAGCCGAGACTCTGAACCAAAACTTCTGCCTTGTCTGCACTCGTTCTGCCGCAAATGTATCCCGCAACCAGACAGGCAGATAAGTGTACAGGTGCCTGGACCACACGgccaaactgacacacacatag TAAATGTTATGCGCTGTTCAGTGTGCCACCAGGACTACAAACAGAGTGACATTATTGACAACTACTTTGTTAAAGATACCACAGAGGCCACCAGCACGTCTGATGAAAAGGCTGCACAG GTGTGCACAAGCTGCGAGGACAATGCAGGAACCATAGGCTTTTGTGTGGAATGCGGAGAATGGTTGTGTAAGACTTGCGTAGAGGCACACCAGAGGGTCAAAATTACCAAGGACCACAAGATTCGCACTAAGGAGGATGCTGACGCTGCCTCCG AGTCTGTTGGTACGACAGGACAGAGACCTGTGTTCTGTCCTATCCATAAACAAGAGCCACTGAAGCTTTTCTGTGAGACCTGTGATACTTTGACTTGTAGGGACTGCCAGCTACTGGAGCACAAGGAGCACAG GTACCAGTTCCTGGAGGAGGCTTTTCAGAACCAGAAAGGCATTATCGAGACCAGCATGGCAAAACTACAAGAAAAGAAGAACTATGTCCATTACTCTGTCTCTCAGTTGCAAAGCAG GTTAAAAGAACTGAGTGAAACACATAAGAAGGTGGAGCATGAGATCAAAATTGCAGTATTTACTCTAATAAATGAGATCAACAAGAAGGGGAAATCCTTGCTGCAACAGCTGGAG AGCGTGAACAAAGAGCGCAGTATGAGGCTTGTTGCTCAGCATAAGGATACCACCCAGCTGGCCCAGCAGATCCACCATGTGCTCAACTTCTGCCACTGGGCCATCACCActggcagcagcacagcactACTCTACAGCAAGAGGCTG ATCCTCTATCAGCTTCGCCAGCTTTTCAAGGCTAGGCTAGAGCCAGTGCCCCAGGCCAATGGAGTTGTTCGCTTCTTTTGTGACCCCACATTCTGGGCCAAAAATGTGGTCAATCTAG GTAATTTGGTAGTTGAGAAACCACCTCCGCCTGCACAGCCACCCAATGTGATGGTAGGAGCACCGCCCATTTCACCAGGCCAGAGTCATCCAGGCAAACACCAAGGACAGATCAACTTGGCCCAGCTCCGGCTGCAGCACATGCAGCAGGCAGCCTATGcacaacagaagcagcagcaacagcaacaacagcagcaccagcagcagatCCAACAACAGATGCGCATCGCCTCCCAAATGTCGCAGCAGCATGCCAGACCAGCCGGCCCACCCATGGTTCAGCAGCAG cCTCCAAGGCTCATCAGTATGCAGCAGTTACCAAGAGGGCCTGGGGGTATGAACGGTGGGCCAGGTCCCCCAATGTACCCTTCCTCCCACCACATGCGTTTACCAGGTCCACCACAGGGCCGAATGCCCACAACGCAGCCAAGACTTAATGGACAGCAGTATACCCCCATGATGCAGCCTCAGCTACAGAGACAG ATGTCTATCGAATCTGAGATGAGCCACCAAAGGTTTCGTTTCTTACTACAATCAGGG CATTCCAACCCAGGGCACGCAGGGCCTTTCCCAGTGGCATCCCTCCATAATGCAAACCCTACAAGTCCCACCAGTGCCAGTATGGCTGGAGCCCATTCTCACCGTGGCCCTGCCAGTCCCATCATAGGTCCCATCGAGCTCATCCCGTCCGTCACAAATCCTGAGAACCTGCCCTGCTTACCTGAGATCCCACCCATTCAG CTAGAGGATGCAGGTTCCAGCAGTCTTGGGCACCTCCTGTCTCGCTACATCACAGCCAGCACGCAGCATCAGCTGGGTTCAGTGGATATGAACCCCTCACCTGGACTGTCCACACACTCACCTGGATCTTCAG GTCTGTCCAATGCCCACACACCTGCACGACCTTCAAGCACATCCAGCACAGGCAGCAGAGGCAG ctgTAGCTCTGCAGGAAGGACGGGGCCAGGAAGTGGAGCTGCGGTGGAGCAGGTGAGAGTGAAACAGGAGCCTAGTACAGATGATAACTACACATGTCCAGCTTCTTCTCTGAAGACAGAGCGTGGCAAAGATGCTGGGAGAAGTGCCTGCATG ATGAGCAGTCCAGAGAACAGTCCCGTGCCAGTGTTAGGGGCCGTTTCTGCAGGCCAGGATGCCCTCAAGGCTGTAGGGGAGCGTATCAAAGCAGAACCCCAGTCAGAGACACCTTGTTCTGGACTAAATGGCTCCAGTGCAGCCACATCATCATCTTCTGCTACCACTTTGACCTCCACTACCTCATGGTCCActgagaacagcagcagcacagcaggcCCTGCTCTTATTAATGGGAACTCAGACAAGGGGACAGAACCTAAGGAGACTGAGGCACCTGTGGGAACAGGCAATCCTAGTGAGAAGGATGACGACCCCAATGAAGACTGGTGTGCCGTTTGCATCAACGGTGGTGACCTGCTGTGCTGTGACCGCTGTCCCAAAGTGTTTCACATGAAATGCCATGTGCCCACCATAAAAATATTCCCCAA GGGTGACTTCCTCTGCACTTTTTGCCGGAGTCTCACCAACCCTGAGATAGAGTACTGTGATGACAACAGGAAAATCAAAGGAGACCAGGCCCTAAGTCCTGAAGACCAAAGG AGATGTGAACGTCTCCTGCTGTACATCTTCTGTCATGAGCTTAGCGTGGGCTTTAGGGAACCTGTTCCTAGCTCT GTGCCCAATTACTACAAGATTATCAAGCAGCCCATGGACTTgaagaaagtgaagaagaaactGCAGTTACGGAGCTCCCAGTACTACCAGTCCATCCAGGAGTTTGTCTCCGATATGCGCCTGGTCTTCAAAAACTGTGCAAAATACAATGAG GCGGGATCAGAGATGGCGATATCTGGCAAGGCAGTGAGTCTTCACTTTGAGGAAAAGCTGCAGGAGATTTTTCCAGGGCAGAGCTTCCCTGAAACACCTGAGCCTGAGTCCCAGGGCGAAAAGGATAAGGATGATGATGACACAGATGAGTCTGAGGAGGACTTCATACAGCCCAGACGCAAACGattaaaaacagatgagaaagTAGTCCACATCAAATGA